The genomic segment TAGTCGTGTCTGGGCATCAGCTAGCTACAGACTATCCAGCAACCTGTGCTACGCGTtacattgctagctagctaagttagcatgTTCAGTAACGTTAAATGTCATCTTCGCCATTCGCCAGATGGCGCTTGATAATAACAAATATATCAATGGCGTTGTATGTTACGACTACAAATACATCGATTGAATCTTTCTGGCTATCTTTACATTACAGGAGAGGAAATATCAGAGTCGGCATTGAGCTTCAATTAACAACTAATCCAGTCCACAAAAGGGTAAGTGGTGCTTACAACCTTGGTTGGTGTTTTGCAAGGCTGGATTCTTTTCCCATCATCACCCTCCCTCCTTTTATATAGTGTGAATGAGCAGTGTTTCAGAAACCAGTGCATTGATCTCGAAATGCATTGCTTACTACTGTGGGCATGCATAAATACCCAACATAAAGATAGACTCATCAATACAACATAATACCACGGTGGGGTAACTTCCGCTGAACAGATATCAATCAACAACACAAAGTTTCCTGTCACTCACTTCATGGTACAACACCATGGAGAAGCACCAGTCCTAATTAGCAATGCATCATTACAGCCACATAACtgttagtgttttttttttatggaagTGAATGTTGCAAAAGGGTGGTATGCATGGGTTAGATTATTCATGGACCTTAATGGTTTTCAAGGGCTGACCTACAAACATTAGCGACTGGATTCTGCTTAATGATTGACGTTAGTTGACGATGCACTTCCCCTGTTCAAGGGATTCCCTATCACGTCTGCTTTTCCCAAATGTCAGTCCTTCCCTCAAGGTAGTAGTTAGTGACAAAGCCACTGTAACTAACACAACTTTGCATTCTAGGATCTGCTGGTGAGACTGACAGATGACACCGACCCTTATTTTCTGTACAACCTTGCCATATCAGAAGAGGATTTTCAAAGGTATCTTACAATTCAGTTGTTGTGCCCACTATAATGAGCATACACTAATCCTACATCTTCTCTGTCATCAGTTTGAAAGTTCAACAGGGCCTGTTGGTAGACTTTGCGTCCTTTCCTCAGAAGTTTATAGACCTGCTAAACCAGTGTATCTCGGAGCAAGACAAAGAGAATCCAAGGTGAGAAGACTCTCAGCTCGTTGAATGTCTCCACTAACTGTGAGATCATGGACATGTGATGTCTCTTTGCTCTCCTTTCCCTAGATTTCTGCTCCAGTTGTCATCTCCATCATCCCCAGTATTAGACCACAGCCCTGCCAACCTCAATGTTGTGGAGACCAACGCATTCAAGCACCTCACTCACCTGTCTCTGAAGCTGCTACATGGCACTGACGTGGAGATCAAGAAGTACCTGGCagtttgtctctcctgtgtgaagGTAAGTGAATCTCCCGTAACTCCCTCAGAAACACTAGTTTCGGGGACACAGATTTAGCCTTGTCCTGGatcaaatttaaataaattaaaataaacatttttgatgGAGTTTTTCCATTGAGGTTGGTTTTAGTCCTGGAGTAGGattcatctgtgtctgggaaaccacccCTAGTTGTCTTTGTGACCTCAGTCTTGGGAATGGTTGATAGCAGACCTATGAAGGACCTTGGGAGATTCCATGAAGCAACACAGACTGCAGTATACTAAAGTCTGAGAAACTTCTTCGTTGTATTTTAAGTTATCCCCCCATTTTGATCTGTCAGGAGGAGAAGCAGCAGTTGGAACAGAGGCTGAAGAAGACTGAAGATGATCTCTCGAGGCAGCTCAGCTACACACAACAGGTAAAGCAGTAGTTGATCTGAATTGATTGATTCATCTTAAAATGTAGGCGGGAGAAGTAACATCTTAAGTGGGTCCCGATTTTTAAAAAGGTCACCTTTCATATAAACGTGTCTTACAGACTCTGTCGGAGAAGAGCAGAGAGCTAGACAAGCTTCGGTCTGAGTGGACCAGCCAAACAAGCGCTCTGTCGAGCCGCCACTCTCAGGACCTCACTGCAGAGCGGGAGAACGCTTTGGAGGTATCAAGTAACTTCTCATATTATAAGTATGATGTTTAGTTAACTGCCTGAAATCGTCTAAGTGCTATTCCAGTTATCAGAAGCCATAAAACcttgaatgttttttttatctatttgagatgactggGGTCTCCAACAGGTTTATAGCGAGCTACCAGTAGCTCGCAGCCCACCTAATGAGAAGCtcgccaaacaattctgaaatTACGTGCAATTTTCACGTGTTCCACCGAAAACTGTCATGAACAAATCTCACAAGTAGACACCGAAAGCTCCCTGCTACTATCTAATTAACACATTGAAATAATCCCGCTATTGGCTTAAAAAGCCAAACCTAACACTATCTGCCAATTCATTTCCAGAAATATTGCCCCCGTTTGTCTATCACTCCATTAGTGGCCAGTTGATGTGATAATGGTCTTGTGGGTTGACAGGAAcactttcccaaaaaccttctcaattaaatgttaactgcaaagtaagTTTACCTGGGAGAATTATATAATGAGTAAGTATTTCATTTGTATCTATTATTTATTTGCAAACTTTGCTGTgaaatgagcagcagcagcacagaACCATCACCAGACCAGAACATTCGATGGCACATTCCTCACTCTCTAGATGCGCAATTAAAGGGGTATTACACACAAATCTTCCAGACATAAAAGAAAGTGTTCTGTGATTTTAAGCATTGACATCAACCCAGAACATCTGTTTCTTTATGAACTATTgtaattttgagagtgaaaaacaaAATGAATCTTAAACCCGGAAAAATAAACTGAGGAACAGAATTTGGGAAAATATAAAATAGAATTTGGGAGAGAAAAAGTGGCCCCCTTGGAGTTGTTTATTAATAAACCATTATTTTACTAtgtatattgacagaaaacatgGTACACTACATTCTCTTGTACACTAAAGACCTAGGGGAGAGAAGAATGTGCCTATTTGAAAGCTAGAAAAAATTAGAAGCTCACTTCTATTAACGTAGTTTTTGATTTTATATGATTTCTCTCAAAAATAAGTGGTTTTCTCTTGTGGTGTTTCTCATCTCGCCCTGTGCAGACACAAACCAGGCTGCAGCAGCAAAACGAGCAGCTGCGCCGGGAGCTGGAGGGAGCCCACTCTAAGAGCACCCAGCAGCTGCAGAGCAGGTTGGCTGAGCTTGAGACCTCCAACAGGGACCTGACTGAGAAGAGATACAAGAGCGAGTCCACCATCCGTGACTTCAAAGCCAAACTAGTGGGACTGGAAGAGGTGAGGGGGGGACGTAAGGGGCCTTCATTTAGTGGGGGAAATTTCATAAAAACTGCCACTTTTGTGAACAGTTAAAAAATTTAAGTCTGAAACGCTCCTAGGATAAGTATCTGTCGGTTCATAtcatgtgtgtttttttgttttacatcCATATTGAATTCCTGAATTAATAGAGAACTTGAAATCTTGCCGACCACCAATGTCTAAATAACCTGCTGACAAGTGTGTATGTGAGAACAGGAGTCTCAGCGAGCGAAGCAGCAGGCCCTGTCTCTTCGGAGGGAGAACGGCACCCTGGACACGGAGTGTCACGAGAAGGAGCGTCAGGTGAACCAGCTGCAGACACGCGTAGCAGTCCTGGAGCAGGAGATGAAAGATAAGGAGCAGCTTGTGCTCCGCACCAAGGAAGTGCTGGAAGCCACTCAGCAACAGAAGGTATATAGTCAGTCCCCTGGGTAAATGGAGAGCATTTACCCCCTCAATACTGTCAGAAAAACCAGGATCTTTGTTAAAATTAATATTAATGAATTATGTCAAAACTGTGATGTTATGGATCGATTTTCTAGTTTTGTCCCTTTAGGGTACCTGTAAACCCCCCTTGCTTACCTACGTTGAAATGCTTGGAATGTTCTTCCTGTGAAACGCATTATACAATGCCAACGTTAATTTCTGTTTCCGTCACATGTCCTGTCCTTATATTAGTTGTATACAGTGCGCTATACATCAAAACTGGGGACTAAGAAACGTTCTCACGTTTGTGCTCATCTTTGGCAGAAATTCTGAGTTAAAttcgttatttatttttttcgCTGTAGaaagacgcaaaaacaaaacGTGGAGCTAGCCAGTCGAGTGATGCTAGCTAGCCTTTGATGTCACAGCAACGAGAGCCTCGAGG from the Oncorhynchus kisutch isolate 150728-3 linkage group LG4, Okis_V2, whole genome shotgun sequence genome contains:
- the sass6 gene encoding spindle assembly abnormal protein 6 homolog, producing the protein MTETLFNKRLQVHVKCKDCEERRGNIRVGIELQLTTNPVHKRDLLVRLTDDTDPYFLYNLAISEEDFQSLKVQQGLLVDFASFPQKFIDLLNQCISEQDKENPRFLLQLSSPSSPVLDHSPANLNVVETNAFKHLTHLSLKLLHGTDVEIKKYLAVCLSCVKEEKQQLEQRLKKTEDDLSRQLSYTQQTLSEKSRELDKLRSEWTSQTSALSSRHSQDLTAERENALETQTRLQQQNEQLRRELEGAHSKSTQQLQSRLAELETSNRDLTEKRYKSESTIRDFKAKLVGLEEESQRAKQQALSLRRENGTLDTECHEKERQVNQLQTRVAVLEQEMKDKEQLVLRTKEVLEATQQQKNSVEGNAESKQLQMGKLEATVKSLSEELIKANGIIKKLQGELRGLVGKIKVKNTVMVSQEKVLQETQERLHKAHRDLQDTQQQLKHRDEEVSKLKEQLEETVQKLDESREVLKTNENVIMWLNKQLNENQLSRKPETLGTFETPSTLSASTGQRMGSASHNMLDSRAFPSSAGQGYPITSTLNSKLPLSSRSVFSLHNQGPGAKVQFNPMSTKSGMSPVDVRDGSPTAQHPPQPSNKENGELAGLESKYFEKRDDSIPLRGLLSGMHLNRDVPRPPPAKPGLHPLSSAYFPG